From a region of the Dickeya poaceiphila genome:
- the lpxM gene encoding lauroyl-Kdo(2)-lipid IV(A) myristoyltransferase (LpxM is lauroyl-Kdo(2)-lipid IV(A) myristoyltransferase, an enzyme characterized in Escherichia coli and involved in biosynthesis of the form of lipid A found in that species and some closely related species.), producing the protein MEQEKKEKRTNAEFIPQFTLAFLHPRYWGIWLIVGVTALLACIPARLRDPVLGVLGRLVGRFSTGARRRARINLLLCMPQLSEAEREHIIDQMFATAPQAMLMMVELAILPVSRADRRVHWHGMEIVEVLQEQQRNIIFMVPHGWGVDIPAMLMSWKGQKMAAMMHNQKNPLQDYLWNTLRRRFGGRLHTRNDGIKPFISSVREGYWGYYLPDQDHGAEHSEFVDFFATYKATLPAIGRLMKVCRAEIVPLFPVYDGKTSQLDIYIRPPMSDINGADDHTIARRMNEEVEHLVAPNPEQYTWILKLLKTRKPGETEPYLRHDLYPRKK; encoded by the coding sequence ATGGAACAAGAGAAAAAAGAGAAGAGAACCAACGCAGAATTCATCCCTCAGTTTACGCTGGCTTTCTTACACCCACGTTATTGGGGGATCTGGCTCATTGTGGGAGTAACGGCGTTGCTGGCCTGTATTCCAGCCAGACTACGTGATCCGGTGTTAGGAGTATTAGGCCGGTTGGTGGGCCGATTTTCCACAGGTGCAAGGCGGCGCGCCCGCATTAATTTGCTGCTATGTATGCCGCAACTGTCGGAAGCTGAACGCGAGCACATTATCGATCAGATGTTTGCGACGGCACCGCAAGCGATGCTGATGATGGTGGAATTGGCGATTTTGCCTGTCAGCCGGGCTGACCGTCGTGTTCACTGGCACGGCATGGAAATAGTCGAGGTGTTGCAGGAACAGCAGCGTAATATTATTTTCATGGTACCGCATGGCTGGGGAGTTGATATTCCCGCTATGTTGATGAGCTGGAAAGGTCAGAAAATGGCTGCCATGATGCATAATCAGAAAAATCCATTGCAGGATTATTTGTGGAACACGCTGCGGCGTCGTTTTGGTGGCCGCCTTCATACTCGCAACGACGGCATTAAACCGTTTATTAGCTCTGTGCGTGAAGGATATTGGGGCTATTATCTGCCGGATCAGGATCATGGCGCTGAACACAGCGAATTTGTCGATTTTTTTGCGACTTATAAAGCGACATTGCCAGCTATTGGCCGGTTGATGAAAGTCTGCCGTGCCGAAATCGTACCGTTATTTCCCGTGTATGATGGCAAAACCTCACAGCTGGATATCTATATTCGCCCACCGATGAGCGATATTAATGGCGCTGATGATCATACGATTGCCCGTCGTATGAATGAAGAGGTTGAGCATTTAGTGGCACCGAATCCGGAGCAGTACACCTGGATTTTGAAGTTGCTGAAAACCCGTAAACCAGGAGAAACGGAACCTTATCTGCGTCATGATCTGTATCCACGCAAAAAATAA
- the mepM gene encoding murein DD-endopeptidase MepM has product MQQIARTIALAYNSLPRPHRVMLGSLTVVTLAAAVWRPMTYPPVNDAPVIVKDAESERPQPQVQSQALNPPASEPLDSNPLPPLAATQAAGSMPSADISEANSEPLDQPSTTSGIAKDELDDKESDDTHEYVVSTGDTLSSILTQYGIDMSDITALADRNAALRNLKIGQQLTWTLDSDGTLQTLTWQVSRRETRTYTRSGDTFREEIENVEGDWQNKVLVGHLNGSFASSAQAAGLTSSEVREVIRALQWQLDFHKLRKDDSFVVLISREMLDGRSEQSELLGVRLRTGGKNYYAFRAEDGKFYDREGSGLMRGFLRFPTMKQFKVSSNFNPRRLNPVTGRIAPHRGVDFSMPVGTPVLAVGDGEVVVAERDSEAGNFVAVRHGRQYTTRYMHMTRLLVKPGQKVKRGDRIGLSGNTGRSTGPHLHYELWVNQQAVNPLTAKLPRSEGLMGKERRDYLTHVREVLPQLQLD; this is encoded by the coding sequence GTGCAGCAGATAGCCCGAACTATCGCTCTGGCGTATAACAGCCTGCCCCGGCCTCACCGTGTGATGCTGGGGTCACTGACTGTCGTTACTCTAGCCGCCGCCGTCTGGCGGCCAATGACATATCCACCAGTCAATGATGCACCTGTTATCGTAAAAGATGCGGAAAGCGAAAGACCTCAACCTCAGGTTCAGAGCCAGGCTCTGAATCCTCCAGCCAGCGAACCTCTGGACAGTAATCCATTGCCGCCTTTAGCCGCTACGCAAGCGGCTGGTTCGATGCCGTCGGCAGATATTAGCGAAGCGAACAGCGAGCCTTTGGATCAACCGTCAACCACGAGTGGTATTGCCAAAGATGAACTGGACGATAAAGAGTCTGACGATACGCATGAATATGTCGTCTCTACTGGCGATACGCTGAGTAGTATTCTGACTCAATACGGTATTGATATGTCGGATATTACGGCTCTGGCGGATCGCAATGCGGCATTGCGGAATCTGAAGATCGGTCAGCAACTGACCTGGACGCTGGATAGCGATGGCACACTGCAAACTCTGACCTGGCAAGTCTCCCGGCGCGAGACTCGCACCTACACCCGTAGCGGTGATACGTTTCGTGAAGAAATTGAAAACGTAGAAGGGGACTGGCAGAACAAAGTGTTGGTCGGCCATTTGAACGGCAGTTTCGCCAGCAGCGCGCAGGCTGCTGGGTTAACCAGCAGCGAAGTGCGGGAAGTGATCCGTGCGCTTCAATGGCAATTGGATTTCCATAAGCTGCGTAAAGACGACAGTTTTGTGGTGCTGATTTCCCGCGAAATGCTGGATGGACGTAGCGAGCAAAGTGAACTTCTGGGTGTCAGGTTGCGTACTGGTGGCAAGAATTACTATGCGTTCCGCGCTGAAGACGGCAAATTCTATGATCGTGAAGGCTCTGGCCTGATGCGAGGCTTTCTGCGCTTTCCGACCATGAAGCAGTTCAAGGTATCTTCCAACTTCAATCCGCGTCGTCTGAATCCGGTCACTGGGCGTATCGCACCGCACCGCGGCGTTGATTTTTCAATGCCGGTAGGAACGCCGGTTCTGGCTGTTGGCGATGGTGAAGTAGTGGTTGCGGAACGAGATAGTGAAGCTGGCAATTTTGTGGCGGTGCGACATGGGCGTCAGTACACCACCCGCTATATGCATATGACTCGGTTACTGGTTAAACCTGGTCAGAAGGTTAAGCGCGGCGATCGTATCGGCTTGTCTGGTAATACCGGGCGTTCGACCGGACCACATTTACATTATGAACTGTGGGTCAATCAGCAGGCAGTCAACCCACTAACCGCGAAGCTACCGCGTTCTGAAGGTCTAATGGGCAAAGAGCGCCGCGATTATCTCACGCATGTGCGTGAAGTGCTGCCTCAGTTGCAGCTGGACTAA
- the znuA gene encoding zinc ABC transporter substrate-binding protein ZnuA → MLRVTHYKWLNTVLAGGTLLATLFATPVAFAAVVTSIRPLAFIAAAITDGVTPTEVLLPDGASPHDYALRPSDVQRLNSAELVIWVGPEMEAFLPKALQPLSAARQIALSQQPAVKTLLLRESHPTQAAAENGAYHDADHDSQTDSEHDHRHEPENHQDNDDDGHHHGEFNMHIWLSPEMAQASAVAIHASLVELMPQNKDKLDANLRKFTEKLAQTDKNVVNMLTPVRGKGYFVFHDAYGYFEQHYGLTPLGHFTINPAIAPGAQRLNQIRTQLVEHKAVCVFAEPQFRPAVIHAVAKGTDVRIGVLDPLGSDIALDQDSYARFLMQLSEQYLRCLKEKS, encoded by the coding sequence ATGTTGCGAGTGACTCATTATAAATGGCTAAATACTGTACTTGCTGGCGGTACATTGCTGGCCACATTGTTTGCCACGCCGGTTGCCTTTGCCGCGGTAGTCACATCCATTCGCCCGTTGGCATTTATCGCTGCGGCGATCACGGATGGCGTGACGCCTACTGAGGTGTTGCTGCCGGACGGTGCGTCACCACATGATTATGCCCTGCGTCCGTCTGATGTACAGCGGCTTAACTCAGCGGAACTGGTTATTTGGGTCGGGCCGGAAATGGAAGCGTTTCTGCCCAAGGCTCTGCAGCCGCTGTCAGCGGCGCGGCAAATTGCATTAAGCCAGCAACCAGCCGTCAAAACGCTATTGTTACGGGAATCACATCCTACACAGGCAGCGGCAGAAAATGGTGCGTATCATGACGCTGATCATGATAGTCAGACCGATAGCGAGCATGATCACCGCCATGAGCCTGAAAATCATCAGGATAACGATGATGACGGGCATCATCATGGTGAGTTCAATATGCATATCTGGCTGTCGCCGGAAATGGCGCAGGCGTCTGCCGTTGCGATTCATGCAAGTTTAGTGGAACTCATGCCGCAGAATAAAGACAAACTGGATGCAAACCTGCGTAAATTCACTGAGAAACTTGCGCAGACAGATAAAAATGTTGTTAATATGCTGACGCCTGTGCGAGGCAAAGGGTATTTCGTGTTCCACGATGCCTATGGCTACTTCGAACAGCACTACGGGTTGACCCCGCTGGGGCACTTTACCATCAACCCCGCTATCGCGCCCGGCGCACAGCGTTTAAATCAAATACGAACACAGTTGGTTGAGCATAAAGCGGTTTGCGTTTTTGCTGAACCACAATTCAGGCCAGCGGTCATTCATGCTGTCGCCAAGGGAACTGACGTGCGCATTGGCGTGCTGGACCCGTTGGGAAGTGACATTGCATTGGATCAAGACAGTTATGCGCGTTTCCTGATGCAACTGTCGGAACAGTATTTACGCTGCCTGAAGGAAAAATCATGA
- the znuC gene encoding zinc ABC transporter ATP-binding protein ZnuC: protein MSTLVSLENIGVQFGNKAVLSDISLTLRAGRILTLLGPNGAGKSTLVRVVLGLQPPTCGTLTRSTDLRIGYVPQKLHLDPTLPLTVKRFMQLRPGVNKQDIMPALKRVQAGHLLEQPMQKLSGGETQRVLLARAILARPQLLVLDEPTQGVDVNGQLALYELINQLRQEYQCGVLMVSHDLHLVMAKTDEVLCLNQHICCSGTPEVVSLHPEFLAMFGHRGAGQLAIYRHHHNHRHDLNGKIILKRQDGNHA, encoded by the coding sequence ATGTCAACGCTGGTTTCACTGGAAAATATTGGCGTGCAGTTTGGCAACAAAGCTGTACTCAGTGATATTTCGCTTACATTACGGGCTGGACGCATTCTGACGCTGCTTGGGCCAAATGGCGCAGGGAAATCCACGCTGGTCCGGGTTGTGTTAGGGTTACAGCCCCCTACCTGCGGTACGCTGACGCGATCAACGGATCTCCGCATCGGCTACGTACCGCAGAAACTGCATCTGGACCCAACCCTGCCATTGACCGTCAAACGCTTTATGCAGTTGCGCCCTGGGGTGAATAAGCAGGACATCATGCCAGCGTTAAAGCGTGTGCAGGCTGGCCATTTGCTTGAGCAACCGATGCAAAAACTCTCCGGTGGTGAAACCCAGCGTGTTCTGCTGGCACGCGCTATTCTTGCCCGCCCACAATTGCTGGTACTGGACGAGCCGACTCAGGGGGTAGACGTCAACGGTCAACTGGCGCTGTATGAATTGATTAATCAGTTGCGACAGGAATATCAATGCGGCGTGCTGATGGTATCCCACGATCTCCATCTGGTGATGGCGAAAACCGATGAGGTATTGTGCCTCAATCAACATATCTGTTGCTCTGGTACGCCAGAAGTAGTGTCGCTACACCCGGAATTTTTAGCCATGTTTGGCCATCGCGGTGCCGGGCAGTTGGCAATTTACCGCCACCATCACAATCACCGTCACGATCTGAACGGAAAAATCATTTTAAAACGACAGGATGGTAATCACGCATGA